A genomic stretch from Salarias fasciatus chromosome 18, fSalaFa1.1, whole genome shotgun sequence includes:
- the LOC115406146 gene encoding collagen alpha-1(X) chain-like, protein MLLLTAWSVQDRAMFLRLLELCVLSAVLSAVSGEDGEDATVSPEAHTLPSWYGGNGEAFSVDPDSQKLPRLRSPVGQDFLVDPNTFFNSSELPSDGSEESGFPDDPDHVVQMWPPAGNMTKTDNKHRMFDGPAIAPPPEDDVCLMLMSAPVPPPPSQVPLPCICKYCKGTAGQRGQRGDRGRPGSPGSLGRRGPTGFKGRRGFTGLPGIKGQKGDVGQEGQSGTPGSVGSKGERGFKGEKGDQGLTGGPGAQGPQGETGVCPASCQTVPGRPGPQGLPGPAGGQGLPGVKGLTGSKGVKGIKGDPGRTGDPGMTGEKGDQGEQGVCECTDGRDGTDGQLGPKGDKGDKGATGAQGAQGTAGVKGDRGDLGFRGPPGPCMSPVRSAFCASLRDSFPRRDWPVAFPRVLTNRQGHFNASLGVYTAPANGSYVFSFHLAVAAKPLKVGIFLNFQPVLKKTEANYPTTVSQSVVLRLRTGDRVWLQVKDEQTNGLFSGPESTSTFLGYLLHPDSCQLPLGRDFVHLEPPGSGGYSWDGPPPTTAPPTSRLLILSSLCSLGLLTSAAEYQFSEDGSTYDFRRSREPGSAEEGSWDPDWEPPGRNRSPLSPPWDNHTSNYPPSTDLQQRFCHMLMNAPEPPPVSQLPFFCICSFCKGTLGAKGSRGDRGLPGVPGSPGPRGKVGFKGQRGFMGPQGIKGQKGDQGEKGQLGKNGLIGPKGMRGIKGEKGDQGSMGVQGPQGPQGETGICPASCRNVPGAPGPQGPPGPAGGRGLPGLKGLMGSKGMKGAKGDLGRTGDPGMTGEKGDRGEQGMCECTDGRDGTDGQQGQKGDKGDQGATGAQGAQGTAGVQGSKGELGFRGPPGPCSPAVQSAFSARLNESFPRRDWPVAFHTVLSNQQRHFEASMGTYTAPVNGSYVFSFHLSVAGKPLKVGLFVNHQPVFKLTEVHIPTTTSHQVALHLRAGDRAWLQVKDEQTNGMYSSRESASTFSGFLLYPDSCEFRIGRDFVHSEPPRSGGYSWDGPQPTTAPPAN, encoded by the exons ATGCTTCTCCTGACGGCGTGGAGCGTTCAGGACCGAGCG atgttcctgCGGTTGCTGGAACTTTGCGTCCTGTCTGCCGTGCTCTCCGCCGTCAGCGGCGAGGACGGCGAGGACGCCACGGTCTCTCCGGAAGCCCACACCCTGCCCAGCTGGTACGGAGGGAACGGGGAGGCCTTCAGCGTCGACCCGGACTCCCAGAAGCTGCCTCGGCTGCGCAGTCCGGTCGGCCAGGATTTCCTGGTTGACCCCAACACCTTCTTCAATTCCTCCGAGCTCCCGTCTGACGGGTCTGAAGAGTCGGGGTTTCCCGATGACCCCGACCACGTGGTGCAGAtgtggccccctgctgggaaCATGACCAAAACTGACAACAAGCATCGGATGTTTGACGGCCCGGCGATCgccccgccccctgaggacGACGTCTGTCTCATGCTGATGAGCGCGCcggtcccgccgccgccgtcccagGTCCCTCTGCCCTGCATCTGCAAGTACTGCAAAGGAACGGCGGGCCAGAGGGGGCAGCGTGGAGACCGAGGCCGTCCGG GTTCTCCTGGGAGCCTCGGGAGGAGAGGACCGACAGGGTTCAAAGGTCGCCGAGGATTCACAGGCCTGCCGGGGATTAAAG GTCAGAAGGGGGACGTCGGACAGGAAGGACAGAGCGGCACGCCCGGCTCCGTGGGGTCGAAGGGAGAGCGAGGATTCAAAG GAGAGAAGGGCGATCAAGGCCTGACGGGGGGCCCAGGAGCACAGGGCCCACAGGGAGAGACCGGCGTATGTCCTGCCTCCTGTCAGACTGTCCCGGGAAGACCAGGCCCACAGGGCTTACCTGGACCCGCCGGAGGTCAAGGCCTGCCAGGGGTGAAGGGCCTTACGGGATCCAAGGGTGTGAAGGGAATTAAGGGTGACCCCGGTAGAACGGGTGACCCCGGAATGACTGGTGAGAAAGGTGATCAAGGcgagcagggtgtgtgtgagtgcacggACGGAAGAGACGGGACTGATGGACAACTGGGACCGAAGGGGGACAAAGGGGACAAGGGGGCCACTGGTGCTCAGGGCGCTCAGGGCACCGCGGGGGTGAAGGGGGACAGGGGTGATCTGGGCTTCCGGGGGCCTCCCGGTCCGTGCATGTCTCCGGTCCGGTCTGCGTTCTGTGCCAGCCTCCGCGACTCGTTTCCTCGGAGGGACTGGCCCGTGGCGTTCCCCAGAGTCCTCACCAACCGGCAGGGACACTTCAACGCCTCGCTGGGCGTCTACACCGCCCCGGCCAACGGCTCCTACGTCTTCTCCTTCCACCTCGCCGTGGCCGCCAAGCCGCTGAAGGTCGGCATCTTCCTCAACTTCCAGCCCGTACTGAAGAAGACGGAGGCGAACTACCCGACCACCGTGAGCCAGAGCGTCGTCCTGCGCCTGAGGACGGGGGACCGGGTGTGGCTGCAGGTGAAGGACGAGCAGACCAACGGCCTGTTCAGCGGCCCTGAGAGCACCAGCACGTTTTTAGGGTACCTCCTGCACCCCGACTCCTGTCAATTACCCCTCGGTCGAGATTTTGTACACCTGGAACCGCCTGGCAGCGGAGGGTACTCCTGGGACGGCCCCCCGCCCACCACGGCCCCTCCA ACGTCGAGGCTGCTcatcctgtcctctctctgctctctcggGTTGCTAACAAGCGCCGCCGAATACCAGTTCAGTGAGGACGGCTCCACGTATGACTTCCGACGGTCCCGGGAGCCGGGCTCGGCCGAGGAGGGCTCCTGGGACCCGGACTGGGAGCCGCCCGGCAGGAACaggtctcctctctctcctccgtgGGACAACCACACCTCCAACTACCCCCCCAGCACTGACCTCCAGCAGAGGTTCTGCCACATGCTGATGAACGCcccggagccgccgccggtCAGCCAGCTACCCTTCTTCTGCATCTGCTCCTTCTGTAAAGGAACTCTGGGAGCAAAAGGAAGCCGTGGAGACCGAGGCCTTCCAG GTGTTCCTGGGAGTCCTGGTCCAAGAGGAAAGGTGGGGTTCAAAGGTCAACGAGGATTCATGGGTCCTCAAGGCATTAAAG GCCAGAAGGGAGACCAGGGGGAGAAAGGGCAGCTGGGTAAAAATGGCCTCATTGGGCCAAAAGGCATGCGAGGAATAAAAG GAGAGAAGGGCGATCAAGGATCAATGGGCGTCCAAGGCCCACAGGGGCCCCAGGGAGAGACCGGCATATGTCCTGCCTCCTGTCGGAATGTCCCCGGAGCGCCAGGCCCACAGGGCCCGCCTGGACCCGCTGGAGGTCGGGGCCTGCCAGGGCTGAAGGGACTTATGGGATCCAAGGGCATGAAGGGGGCTAAGGGCGATCTGGGTAGAACGGGTGACCCTGGCATGACTGGAGAGAAAGGCGATCGAGGCGAGCAGGGTATGTGTGAGTGCACGGACGGAAGAGACGGGACTGATGGACAACAGGGACAGAAGGGGGACAAAGGGGACCAGGGGGCCACTGGTGCTCAGGGCGCTCAGGGCACCGCGGGGGTGCAGGGCAGTAAGGGGGAGCTGGGTTTCCGGGGGCCTCCCGGTCCCTGCTCCCCGGCCGTCCAGTCGGCGTTCAGCGCTCGTCTCAACGAGTCGTTTCCTCGGAGAGACTGGCCCGTGGCGTTCCACACGGTCCTGTCCAACCAGCAGAGACACTTCGAGGCGTCCATGGGGACGTACACGGCGCCGGTCAACGGCTCCTACGTCTTCTCCTTCCACCTGTCCGTGGCCGGCAAGCCGCTGAAGGTTGGCCTGTTCGTCAACCACCAGCCGGTCTTCAAGCTGACCGAGGTGCACatccccaccaccaccagccaccaggtggcgctgcacCTGCGGGCAGGCGACCGGGCGTGGCTGCAGGTGAAGGACGAGCAGACCAACGGCATGTACAGCAGCCGCGAGAGCGCCAGCACCTTCTCAGGGTTTCTGCTCTACCCCGACTCCTGCGAGTTCCGGATCGGCCGAGATTTTGTACATTCTGAACCACCTCGGAGCGGAGGGTACTCCTGGGACGGCCCCCAGCCCACCACGGCCCCCCCGGCTAATTAG
- the dusp28 gene encoding dual specificity phosphatase 28: protein MLQLCQVTGALFISNARSACSEELLRREGVTLCINVSRQQPFPAAAAAVSRLRVPVYDDPGEDLYGHFHRCADAIQREAGRGGRTVVYCKNGRSRSAAVCIAYLMKHRGLTLADAVGRVKTARHVIEPNPGFMAQLQRFEQELQRPPGESRSSDPP, encoded by the exons atgctgcagctgtgtcaGGTGACCGGCGCCCTGTTCATCAGCAACGCCCGCTCGGCCTGCAGCGAGGAGCTGCTGCGGCGGGAGGGCGTCACCCTCTGCATCAACGTGTCCCGGCAGCAGCCgttccccgccgccgccgccgccgtctcccgGCTGCGGGTGCCCGTCTACGACGACCCGGGCGAGGACCTGTACGGCCACTTCCACCGCTGCGCCGACGCCATCCAGCGGGAGGCCGGGCGCGGCGGCCGCACCGTCGTCTACTGCAAGAACGGCCGCAGCCGCTCGGCCGCCGTCTGCATCGCCTACCTGATGAAGCACCGCGGGCTGACGCTGGCGGACGCCGTCGGG AGGGTGAAGACGGCGCGTCACGTGATCGAGCCCAACCCCGGCTTCATGGCCCAGCTGCAGAGGTTcgagcaggagctgcagagacctCCAGGAGAGTCCCGATCCTCCGACCCGCCGTGA
- the proca gene encoding LOW QUALITY PROTEIN: vitamin K-dependent protein C (The sequence of the model RefSeq protein was modified relative to this genomic sequence to represent the inferred CDS: deleted 1 base in 1 codon) codes for MSRLLLCAGVLLWSASVIGVSVFSDPPRAHMLLRSRRANSFLEELKPPSMERECVEEKCDFEEAREIFQTREATLEFWTVYTDGNQCQSHMCVHGSCVDLYQAYACHCEPGYEGRYCEQPQTATNCSVDNGGCDHDCTESEDGPTRRCHCLNGYKLADDHRKCIPKGSSSCGQLLIGRSSYTKPMDGLLPWMVGGEVGKKGESPWQALLLNARGRFHCGGVLIDESWVLTAAHCLDNNLRFRVRLGDYERLRDEGTEATLRVVKAFKHPDYNKLTVDNDIALLRLETPAPLSDYIVPVCLPGRSMAERVLHLNGTMTVVSGWGSEDLNTAQFSSALNVIKVPLVSHGVCSRQMHPFNITHNVVCAGILGQRTDACEGDSGGPMVTLYRDTWFLVGLVSWGDGCGKADKLGIYTKVSNYNDWINTVREQWDKEHHAPAV; via the exons ATGTCTCGCCTCCTGCTCTGCGCCGGCGTCCTGCTGTGGTCGGCGTCCGTCATCGGCGTGTCAG TCTTCTCCGAC CCCCCCCGGGCTCACATGCTGCTCCGCTCTCGCCGGGCCAACTCcttcctggaggagctgaagcctCCCTCCATGGAGCGCGAGTGTGTGGAGGAAAAGTGCGATTTTGAAGAGGCCAGAGAGATTTTCCAAACCAGGGAGGCCACG CTGGAGTTCTGGACAGTGTATACAG ACGGGAACCAGTGCCAGTCCCACATGTGTGTTCACGGTTCCTGTGTGGACCTGTACCAGGCCTACGCCTGCCACTGCGAGCCCGGGTATGAGGGCCGATACTGCGAACAGC CCCAGACGGCCACGAACTGCTCGGTGGATAACGGCGGCTGTGACCACGACTGCACGGAGAGCGAGGACGGCCCGACACGGAGGTGCCACTGTCTGAACGGGTACAAACTGGCAGACGACCACAGGAAATGCATTCCGAAAG gctCCTCATCTTGTGGCCAGCTACTGATCGGCAGGTCGTCGTACACCAAGCCAATGGACGGCCTGCTGCCCTGGATGGTGGGAGGAGAAGTGGGCAAGAAGGGGGAGAGTCCCTGGCAG gcgcTGTTGCTGAACGCCAGGGGCCGGTTCCACTGCGGAGGCGTCCTCATCGACGAGAGCTGGGTcctcactgctgctcactgccTCGACAACAACCTGCGGTTCAGAGTGCGACTGG GTGATTACGAGCGTCTCAGAGACGAAGGCACCGAGGCGACCCTGAGAGTGGTCAAGGCCTTCAAACACCCGGACTACAACAAGCTGACGGTGGACAACGACATCGCCCTGCTGCGGCTGGAGACGCCCGCTCCGCTGTCCGACTATATTGTCCCCGTCTGCCTGCCGGGGCGCAGCATGGCGGAGCGGGTGCTCCACCTCAATGGCACCATGACCGTGGTGTCCGGCTGGGGCAGCGAGGACCTGAACACGGCCCAGTTCAGCTCGGCGCTCAACGTCATCAAGGTCCCGCTGGTCAGCCACGGCGTCTGCAGCCGGCAGATGCACCCCTTCAACATCACCCACAACGTGGTCTGCGCCGGGATCCTGGGCCAGAGGACGGACGCCTGCGAGGGGGACAGCGGTGGGCCCATGGTCACCCTGTACAGGGACACTTGGTTCCTCGTGGGCCTGGTCTCCTGGGGCGACGGCTGTGGCAAAGCGGACAAGCTGGGCATCTACACCAAGGTGTCGAACTACAACGACTGGATCAACACAGTCCGGGAGCAGTGGGACAAAGAGCACCATGCACCGGCAGTCTAA
- the saga gene encoding S-arrestin a: MSPKNVVFKKVSRDKSVAVYMGKRDFVDRVDSVDPVDGVIVIDPEALQGRKAFVTLSCTFRYGRDDMDVMGIAFRRELYLSTRQVYPPLQDRDKGVHTKSQARLLRKLGTNAYPFFFEFPDNLPCSVALQPAPHDVGKQCAVEFEIKAFSAESQDAKVRKRSTVKLLLRKVQYGPESEGTAPCVETTRDFVMSDKPLHVKASLDKEVYYHGETIKVHVNVTNNSSKNIKNILLSVDQVATVVLYSNDSYVKCVDIEDSGDSVSAGATLQKVYSMLPLLANNRERRGIALDGKLKHEDTNLASSSIVKEGVLKEVMGIMVSYRVMVKLIVGGMMGSSEVGLEVPFKLMHPKPDAVKESELEEEMVFQEFKRSYLKGIIADDEDEDGNVSGGDDMAPKEK, encoded by the exons ATGGAGTCATCGTGATTGATCCGGAGGCCCTGCAGGGCAGAAAAG CCTTCGTCACGCTGAGCTGCACCTTCCGCTACGGCAGAGACGACATGGACGTGATGGGCATCGCCTTCCGCAGGGAGCTGTACCTGTCCACCCGCCAGGTCTACCCGCCCCTGCAGGACCGAGACAAGGGCGTCCACACCAAGAGCCAGGCCCGGCTGCTCCGCAAGCTGGGGACCAACGCCTACCCCTTCTTCTTCGAG TTCCCAGATAACCTGCCTTGCTCGGTGGCCCTGCAGCCAGCCCCCCACGATGTTGGCAAG CAATGCGCCGTGGAGTTTGAAATCAAGGCCTTCAGCGCCGAGAGCCAGGACGCCAAGGTCCGCAAGAG GAGCacggtgaagctgctgctcaggaAGGTGCAGTACGGTCCAGAGAGCGAGGGAACGGCGCCCTGTGTGGAAACCACGCGAGACTTCGTCATGTCCGACAAGCCGCTGCACGTCAAGGCCAGTCTGGACAAAGAG GTGTATTATCACGGAGAAACCATCAAAGTTCACGTCAACGTCACCAACAACTCCAGCAAAAACATCAAGAACATCCTCCTCTCCG TGGACCAGGTGGCCACGGTGGTGTTGTACTCCAACGACAGCTACGTCAAATGTGTGGACATCGAGGATTCTGG GGACtcggtctctgctggagccaccCTGCAGAAGGTCTACTCCATGCTGCCCCTGCTGGCCAACAACCGGGAGAGGAGGGGCATCGCTCTGGACGGGAAGCTGAAGCACGAGGACACCAACCTGGCCTCGTCCAGCAT cGTCAAAGAGGGCGTGCTGAAGGAGGTCATGGGAATCATGGTCTCTTACCGGGTGATGGTGAAGCTCATCGTCGGAGG CATGATGGGGTCAAG TGAGGTTGGTCTGGAAGTTCCTTTCAAGCTGATGCATCCTAAACCTGATGCAG TGAAGGAGAG CGAGCTGGAAGAGGAGATGGTGTTCCAGGAATTCAAGCGCTCCTACCTGAAGGGGATCATCGccgacgacgaggacgaggacgggaACGTGTCGGGAGGCGACGACATGGCGCCCAAAGAAAAATGA